Genomic DNA from Deltaproteobacteria bacterium:
ATGCGGCATTGACCCAGAGCGTTGAAGAGCTTGAGAAAAAACAGGAATGGTGGTGGATCGCCGAAAAGAAGCGCTCCAAACGCCTTGACTATCTAAGGAAGGCCGTGTGGAAAAAGGGCGCAATCGGCGGCAACTACGCCCCCGGAATCAAGGTTGACCTGGAAATCCCCACCCTCTTCACCCAGATGTACAACTGGTGGAAGTTCGATCCGCCCATGCTGCGCAGGGCCAAGGCCATGAGCCACGTTCTGGACAACATGACCATCTTCATAACCGACCACGCCCAGCTTGTGGGCTACATGGGCACCACCCCCAACACCCTGGCCTGGCGCATAGACGGAGCCTCAGTAGTCAACGAGGAGCTCTACAACGAGCCCGGCATCATGCCGGAGCCGGAGCAGGCATCATTAAAAAAGGTGGCTGACTTAAACGCAATCTGGGCGGGCAACACCGCCATTGACAAGGTGGCCCGGATTCTGGACCCGGAAGACGCCGTGAAGTTCCTTTCAGGGGCAATCGGCTGGGGCGCTCCCACGTCGGCCTACGGCTACTCCGGCAAGGACTACGAGTTTTTGTTCGCCCAGAGAAACGGCTTTTCGGACATCATCGAAAAAATCGATGAAAACATAGAAAAGGCCGAAGACAGAACCATGGGCAGGCCCGGACCGGACATCCTGCCGCTTTACGACAGGCTCCAGAACTGGGACGCCATGAAGATGATGCTGGAGGCGGCCATCCGCTACGCCAACCGCTTTGCCCGGCTGGCCCGGATCATCGCCGAAAACTACGAAACCGACCCCAAGCGCAAAGATGAGCTGATAAGGATCGCCGAAACCTGCGAGCACGTACCGGCCCATCCTCCGCGCAATCTTCAGGAATCATTGCAGTACGACCATTTCGTGCAGATGCTGGCCCGCCTGGAGGCACACGAGGGCGCGTGGCCGGCCCGGCCAGATTACTACCACTGGCCCATGTACGACAAGGACGTGAACGTCGAAAAGAACATCACCCGCGAGGAGGCGCTGGACCTCGTGGGCGAGTTCATGATCCGGGCCTACGAGGTGGGCGGCTTCGGCCCCCGCTGGGCGCGGGAGGGACTCCAGGGCATCACGGGAACCTGGGTGTGGACACTTGGCGGCGTCAATAAAGACGGCTCCGACGCCTGCAACGATCTCACCATAGCCTTTCTGCAGGCGGCCCGCATGGTTCGCGTGGCCAACCCCACCTTCGGTTTCCGCTGGCACCCCAAGGTGAAGGACGAGGTGATGCGCGAGGTCTTCGAGTGCATACGCCACGGCCTTGGCTATCCTTCCATCAGAAACGATCCTGTTCTTATCCAGAACGCCATGCACTGGCACGGCCACCCGCTGGAAGAAGCCCGCACCTGGGTGCACCAGGCCTGCATGAGCCCCTGCCCCACCACCAAGAACGGGGTTCAGCCCATGCGCATGGCTTCGGCCACGGCAAACTGCGCCAAGATGGTGGAATACGCCCTGCATAACGGTTTCGATCACGTGGTGCAGATGCAGATGGGACCCAAAACCGGAGACGCCTCAAAGTTCACGGACTTCGAACAGCTTTTCGCCGCCTGGGTGACCCAGATGGAATGGCTCACCAACACCCTGGTGCGCACGGTTAACCTTGGCCGTTACAAGGACCCGGAATTCTATGGCAGGCCCTTCCTTTCCGCCACCTACGAGCGGGCCGTGGAGTCCGGCCTGGACGCGGTAAGCCCTGTGGGCGACCGGGGCAACTGCTGGATAACCGGCTTCACCTGGGTTGAAAACATAGACAGCCTTGCGGCGGTGAAGAAGCTTGTTTTCGACGACAAAAAATACACCATGACCGAGCTTCTGGACGCCCTTCGCACCAACTGGGAAGGCCGGGAGCAGATGAGGCTCGATTTCGTGAACGCGCCCAAGTGGGGCAACGACGATGACTACGTCGACTCCATCATGGTGCGCTGCCTAAAGGAAGTGGCCCGGCACTCCAAGGTGATCAAGTGCCCCAGCGGCAACAACTGGCCGCTTCTGCCGGAAAACGTCTCAGGCAACATCCATTACTCCTCCATCGTGGGAGCCCTTCCCAACGGCAGGCGGCACGGCGACGCCCTTTACGACGGCGGCATTTCGCCCGGCCCCGGCCTGGACAAGAAAGGCCCCACGGCGGTTTTGAAATCCTGCGGCAAGATCGACCACGTGGGCGACGGGCGCGCCTTTCTTCTGAATCAGCGCCTCTCCCCAACCCAGCTCGCAGGCGAAAAGGGCTACCAGCTCTGGAGGGCCTACATCAAGACCTGGGCCGATCTTGGCCTGGATCACGTTCAGTTCAACATGGTCTCCGACGAGACCCTTCGCTCGGCCCAGAAGGATCCGGAAAAGTATCAGGAGGTCATCGTCCGGGTGGCGGGATACTCCGCGCACTTCGTGGATATCAGCCGTAAGACCCAGGACAATATTATACAACGCACCATCCAGGGAATCTGATCCACTAAAACCGGCGGCGGGGGGCGACAAGCCTCCGCTGCCGGAACCCAAACGGAAGGAAAACGAAAATGAAGTGCACCGAATGCAGCTTTGAAGCCCCGGTGGCCAAGTTCCGCTATCTTTACAACGCGCGGATCGACGCCTCCATCAGCCTTCGCCAGTGCCCCCAGTGCCAGGCGTGGCTGGCCATTGACGAGCTTGCCGGAAGCGTAAAGCAGAAGGTCGGCGCGGGCGACGCCCCCTGGGGAAAATCCGCCGGTATCGAGGGCTTGGCCCAGGATGCCCAGACCTCGGCCTGAATCTGTCCCTGTGTTTCCGTCTGACATGCTGACCTTGCGTATTGGCCGCATGTCGGACGGAAGACGGCAATAACGGGGCTATTCCCTTCCTGGGAGCGCGGGCGTCCCGCCCGCATTGAACGGCAAAAGCGGGCGGGACGCCCGCGCTCCCGGAGAAAAATTTCAGCGCCCCAAAACCCGGCCAAAATCTGGGGCCATTCGCGGAATGAAATGTCATTATCCAAAATTTGCTTGTAATCCGATAGGTTGACGACAGCACGACAAACGCTTTTCCGCGCGGACGCTTGAAGGCCCAGGGAAACAGGAAGCCTTCAGGTGATCTGTTTTCCGCTTTTTCGTCGCCGCACAAAAATCAGGAGGGCGCAAGCCATGACAGCCGAAGCCGCAGTTAAGGACGCCAGTGTTTCCGACTTGGAAAAAAAGCAGGAATGGTGGTGGGTGGCGGAAAAAAAGCGCTCCCGCCGGTTGGATTACCTAAGGAAGGCCATCTGGAAAAAAGGCGCGGTGGGCGGGCTCTACAACCCGGGCATAAAGGTGGACCTGGAAATGGGCAAGCTCTACATCGAGGCCCACAAGGCGTCCATGGTCTTTCCGGAGCCCCCGCCCATAAGGGTTGCCAAGCGCCTGGCCCATTACCTGGACAACAAGACCATCTTCATCACGGACCACGCCCAGCTTGTGGGCTACGTGGGCTCGTACCCCAACACCATTTTCTGGGACCCCTCCTTCGGCGAGATGCTGAACGAGGAAATCTACAACGATTCCACGGCGATCCCGGAGCCGGTGGACCAAAACCTCAAGGTGGTTGCGGAAATCTGCGATTACTGGGCCGGGAAAACCGACCAGAGCGTACTTTTGCAGTTCAACGACCTTGAAGACATGATGAAGGTGATGAGCGGGGCCATCGGCTGGGGCATCGCATCAACCAGGGGCGGCTATTCGGGCAAGGATTACGAGTACCTCATGACCGGCCAGCGGGGTTTCGCCGAGTGCCTGGAGGAAGTCAACAAAAAGCTCGACGAGACCGACGAAATCCTCCACACCACCACCCCCACAAACGAAACCCTTCCGCTTTATGAAAAAATAGCCAACTGGGAAGGAATGCGCATAATCCTGGAAGCCGCCATCCGCCACGCCGGGCGCTACGCCCGCCTTGCACGGACCCTTGCGGAAAACTACGAGGCCGACCCGAAACGCAAGGAAGAGCTTATCCGCATCGCCGAAACCTGCGAGCATGTTCCCGCCCACGCGCCCCGGAACCTCCAGGAGAGCTTCCAGTACGATCTTTTCATCCAGCTCTTCTCCCGCACCGAGGCCATTGAAGGCGCATGGCCGGCCCGGCCCGACTACTACCACTGGCCTC
This window encodes:
- a CDS encoding formate acetyltransferase, producing the protein MADAALTQSVEELEKKQEWWWIAEKKRSKRLDYLRKAVWKKGAIGGNYAPGIKVDLEIPTLFTQMYNWWKFDPPMLRRAKAMSHVLDNMTIFITDHAQLVGYMGTTPNTLAWRIDGASVVNEELYNEPGIMPEPEQASLKKVADLNAIWAGNTAIDKVARILDPEDAVKFLSGAIGWGAPTSAYGYSGKDYEFLFAQRNGFSDIIEKIDENIEKAEDRTMGRPGPDILPLYDRLQNWDAMKMMLEAAIRYANRFARLARIIAENYETDPKRKDELIRIAETCEHVPAHPPRNLQESLQYDHFVQMLARLEAHEGAWPARPDYYHWPMYDKDVNVEKNITREEALDLVGEFMIRAYEVGGFGPRWAREGLQGITGTWVWTLGGVNKDGSDACNDLTIAFLQAARMVRVANPTFGFRWHPKVKDEVMREVFECIRHGLGYPSIRNDPVLIQNAMHWHGHPLEEARTWVHQACMSPCPTTKNGVQPMRMASATANCAKMVEYALHNGFDHVVQMQMGPKTGDASKFTDFEQLFAAWVTQMEWLTNTLVRTVNLGRYKDPEFYGRPFLSATYERAVESGLDAVSPVGDRGNCWITGFTWVENIDSLAAVKKLVFDDKKYTMTELLDALRTNWEGREQMRLDFVNAPKWGNDDDYVDSIMVRCLKEVARHSKVIKCPSGNNWPLLPENVSGNIHYSSIVGALPNGRRHGDALYDGGISPGPGLDKKGPTAVLKSCGKIDHVGDGRAFLLNQRLSPTQLAGEKGYQLWRAYIKTWADLGLDHVQFNMVSDETLRSAQKDPEKYQEVIVRVAGYSAHFVDISRKTQDNIIQRTIQGI